CGCAGAAACCATCATTTACAAAGGTGATTTTCCCTTTCAAATCAGTTTTTGAAACTAATGCCTCTTGGTTTATAATATCTAAGTAGTTGTCTAATTCTGACTTTTGAGCTTTAAATTTTTTCTCTAAATTTAGATTATTGCAGATTTTGTCTAATTTTTTAGTAATCTCTTCTAGGTCAATAGGTTTTAAAATATATTCAGTAACTTGTAAAGAGATAGCTTTTATAAGGTTTTCACTCTCATTTCTTGCTGTAATAAAAGCGCAAGGGATTTCATTATCAAACTCTCTGATTTTTTCAAGCATCTCAAGGCCATCCATTTTTGGCATATTAATATCACTTAAAATTAAATCAAATTTTTTTCCACTAGTAAATGCTTCTTGAAATTTCAAAAAACCATCAAGTCCATTTTCACATAATTCAACTTCCTCAAATCTACGTCTAAGAAATTTCCCTAATTTTTGTCTAGCTAAATCTTCATCTTCTACAAATAAAACTTTTATATTTTCTTTTTCTAATTTAAATTCTTCCATCTTTCATCCTTAGCTTGTATCCAAAGCCATACATATTTTCAATATTTAAATCTGGCATTTTAACCCTTAATCTTGAAATAAGATTTTTCAAATTTGCTATTGCAGATTCAAAATCTTTTATCTCATCCCAAATAAAGTTAATAATATCATCTGTATTAACTACTCTATTAATATTTTTACACAAAATATCAATTAGTTGTAACTCTTTTTTTGTTAATTTAACTGTACTGTTATTTTTATATAAAACTTTTTCTTCAATATCCCATTCAAAACCATTTTCTAATAGTATAGAACTTTTCTCCCCTATTAAAAAATTCTTTTTGTAGTTTTTATTCAAAACTTTTTCAATACTTTGAAGTAAAGGCTCCACATCAATAGGTTTTAGAATATAATCATTTATATCAAGTTTTACTACATCTAATAACTGTTTAACATCAAGTTGAGCAGTTAAAAAGATAAAAGGCAAAAGTTCATCAATATGTCTTACATTTTTTAGTAAATCAACGCCATCCATTATTGGCATATTAATATCACTAATCACCAAGTCAAAATTTTTACCTCTTAAATAGAAGTCTCTAATTATCATTAAAGCATCATCACCATTTTTTGCTACAATAATATTATTATAAACTCTATTTAGAATCTTCAACAACTTAGCTTGAGTTTCATATTCATCTTCCACAAGAAGTATTCTTGCATTTTTTTTGTAACTTTCTATATTTTCCATAACCTAATTCTATTAATAAATCGTACTATAATGGTATCATAAATCAGTAAATTTTATAATCATTAATTATATATCCTTGATTTGATATATTTTTTATTATTTCATAGTATGATTTTTCTCTAATTTTATTAACAACATTTCTCATACTATAAATTGAACATTTTTTTCCTTCCCATACACTTTCTATTATTTTTTCATA
The sequence above is drawn from the Arcobacter arenosus genome and encodes:
- a CDS encoding response regulator transcription factor, whose protein sequence is MENIESYKKNARILLVEDEYETQAKLLKILNRVYNNIIVAKNGDDALMIIRDFYLRGKNFDLVISDINMPIMDGVDLLKNVRHIDELLPFIFLTAQLDVKQLLDVVKLDINDYILKPIDVEPLLQSIEKVLNKNYKKNFLIGEKSSILLENGFEWDIEEKVLYKNNSTVKLTKKELQLIDILCKNINRVVNTDDIINFIWDEIKDFESAIANLKNLISRLRVKMPDLNIENMYGFGYKLRMKDGRI